The Dermacentor albipictus isolate Rhodes 1998 colony chromosome 2, USDA_Dalb.pri_finalv2, whole genome shotgun sequence genome has a segment encoding these proteins:
- the LOC135915480 gene encoding zinc finger SWIM domain-containing protein 7-like yields the protein MSFVQVHSDVIKLVFENLGKEFRDKKTVSTKTLNELDHIFRAPLQPAMRLVDRRRVKRLTCPRGRVVYQVSGETRAFYTCLPSSNFCACYSYLHQVLRRQEIPMCKHVLASRLAEALGTCEDVRCTDDTMAFSLQSLS from the exons ATGAGTTTCGTGCAAGTTCACTCAGATGTAATAAAACTTGTCTTCGAAAACCTTGGCAAGGAGTTTCGTGACAAAAAGACAG TTTCCACTAAAACGCTGAATGA GCTGGACCACATCTTTAGAGCTCCCCTCCAGCCGGCGATGAGACTCGTTGACAGACGCCGTGTCAAGCGCCTAACATGCCCACGAGGCCGGGTGGTCTACCAAGTGTCCGGCGAAACGAGGGCGTTCTATACCTGCCTGCCAAGCAGCAACTTCTGCGCCTGCTATTCGTATCTGCATCAAG TACTACGAAGACAAGAGATACCAATG TGTAAGCACGTACTCGCATCAAGACTGGCAGAAGCACTTGGAACCTGTGAAGACGTCCGCTGCACCGACGACACCATGGCATTCTCGTTGCAAAGCCTCAGTTAA
- the pyd3 gene encoding beta-ureidopropionase isoform X1, with the protein MASQEFESVEKILTEHLPPEELQKVRGVLYGKECAALDLDSEALALAAEHKFELKGYRMTAEKEETRPPRVVRLGLVQNRIVLPTTEPVAAQREALHHRIETIVEAAALCGVNVICFQETWHMPFAFCTREKTPWCEFAESAEHGPSVQLCQQMAKKHNMVIICPILERDDSDVLWNTAVVVSNSGAILGKSRKNHIPRVGDFNESTYYMESKLGHPVFQTQFGKIAINICYGRHHPLNWLMYGANGAEIVFNPSATVSGLSEPLWHIEARNAAIANSYFTCAINRVGTEVFPREFTSGDKKQAHRDFGHFYGSSYVTAPDGSRTPGLSRINDGLLITEVDLNLCRQVRDTWGFRMTQRTEIYADALYWVAQPAFEKQVIVDPTAGDLLH; encoded by the exons ATGGCCAGCCAGGAGTTCGAGAGCGTTGAGAAGATCCTCACGGAGCATCTGCCCCCGGAAGAGCTTCAGAAAGTCCGCGGCGTACTCTACGGAAAGGAATGCGC AGCCCTCGACTTGGACTCCGAGGCTCTTGCCCTGGCCGCAGAGCACAAGTTTGAGCTCAAAGGGTACAGAATGACGGCCGAAAAAGAGGAGACGCGCCCCCCGAGAGTGGTGCGGCTCGGCCTGGTACAGAACCGCATCGTGCTGCCCACGACCGAACCGGTGGCTGCCCAACGTGAGGCACTGCACCATCGCATTGAGACCATTGTCGAGGCAGCAGCACTGTGCGGTGTGAACGTCATCTGCTTCCAGGAGACCTGGC ACATGCCATTTGCATTTTGCACCAGAGAGAAAACACCATGGTGCGAGTTTGCAGAATCTGCAGAGCACGGCCCATCTGTTCAACTCTGCCAGCAG ATGGCTAAAAAACACAACATGGTGATCATCTGCCCGATTCTTGAACGCGACGACTCTGATGTTCTCTGGAACACGGCCGTGGTGGTATCAAACAGCGGAGCCATTCTGGGAAAATCCCGCAAGAACCACATCCCACGAGTGGGCGATTTTAATGAG TCTACTTACTACATGGAGTCAAAACTTGGACATCCAGTATTCCAGACACAATTTG GTAAGATCGCCATCAACATCTGCTATGGGAGACATCACCCTCTCAATTGGCTCATGTATGGTGCTAATGGAGCAGAAATTGTGTTCAACCCGTCTGCGACGGTGTCTGGACTGAGCGAGCCGCTGTGGCACATTGAGGCTAGGAACGCAGCCATAGCCAACAGCTACTTTACGTGTGCCATCAACAGGGTGGGAACG GAAGTATTTCCTAGAGAATTTACTTCTGGTGACAAGAAGCAAG ctcaCCGAGATTTTGGACACTTCTATG GCTCCAGTTACGTGACTGCTCCTGACGGAAGCCGCACACCT GGCCTCTCGAGAATCAATGATGGCCTCTTGATCACAGAGGTTGACCTGAACTTGTGCCGACAAGTCCGTGATACTTGGGGTTTTAGG ATGACCCAACGCACAGAAATATACGCCGATGCGCTCTATTGGGTTGCTCAGCCTGCATTTGAGAAGCAAGTGATTGTAGACCCCACAGCTGGAG ATCTGCTTCACTGA
- the pyd3 gene encoding beta-ureidopropionase isoform X2, whose translation MASQEFESVEKILTEHLPPEELQKVRGVLYGKECAALDLDSEALALAAEHKFELKGYRMTAEKEETRPPRVVRLGLVQNRIVLPTTEPVAAQREALHHRIETIVEAAALCGVNVICFQETWHMPFAFCTREKTPWCEFAESAEHGPSVQLCQQMAKKHNMVIICPILERDDSDVLWNTAVVVSNSGAILGKSRKNHIPRVGDFNESTYYMESKLGHPVFQTQFGKIAINICYGRHHPLNWLMYGANGAEIVFNPSATVSGLSEPLWHIEARNAAIANSYFTCAINRVGTEVFPREFTSGDKKQAHRDFGHFYGSSYVTAPDGSRTPGLSRINDGLLITEVDLNLCRQVRDTWGFRMTQRTEIYADALYWVAQPAFEKQVIVDPTAGGDY comes from the exons ATGGCCAGCCAGGAGTTCGAGAGCGTTGAGAAGATCCTCACGGAGCATCTGCCCCCGGAAGAGCTTCAGAAAGTCCGCGGCGTACTCTACGGAAAGGAATGCGC AGCCCTCGACTTGGACTCCGAGGCTCTTGCCCTGGCCGCAGAGCACAAGTTTGAGCTCAAAGGGTACAGAATGACGGCCGAAAAAGAGGAGACGCGCCCCCCGAGAGTGGTGCGGCTCGGCCTGGTACAGAACCGCATCGTGCTGCCCACGACCGAACCGGTGGCTGCCCAACGTGAGGCACTGCACCATCGCATTGAGACCATTGTCGAGGCAGCAGCACTGTGCGGTGTGAACGTCATCTGCTTCCAGGAGACCTGGC ACATGCCATTTGCATTTTGCACCAGAGAGAAAACACCATGGTGCGAGTTTGCAGAATCTGCAGAGCACGGCCCATCTGTTCAACTCTGCCAGCAG ATGGCTAAAAAACACAACATGGTGATCATCTGCCCGATTCTTGAACGCGACGACTCTGATGTTCTCTGGAACACGGCCGTGGTGGTATCAAACAGCGGAGCCATTCTGGGAAAATCCCGCAAGAACCACATCCCACGAGTGGGCGATTTTAATGAG TCTACTTACTACATGGAGTCAAAACTTGGACATCCAGTATTCCAGACACAATTTG GTAAGATCGCCATCAACATCTGCTATGGGAGACATCACCCTCTCAATTGGCTCATGTATGGTGCTAATGGAGCAGAAATTGTGTTCAACCCGTCTGCGACGGTGTCTGGACTGAGCGAGCCGCTGTGGCACATTGAGGCTAGGAACGCAGCCATAGCCAACAGCTACTTTACGTGTGCCATCAACAGGGTGGGAACG GAAGTATTTCCTAGAGAATTTACTTCTGGTGACAAGAAGCAAG ctcaCCGAGATTTTGGACACTTCTATG GCTCCAGTTACGTGACTGCTCCTGACGGAAGCCGCACACCT GGCCTCTCGAGAATCAATGATGGCCTCTTGATCACAGAGGTTGACCTGAACTTGTGCCGACAAGTCCGTGATACTTGGGGTTTTAGG ATGACCCAACGCACAGAAATATACGCCGATGCGCTCTATTGGGTTGCTCAGCCTGCATTTGAGAAGCAAGTGATTGTAGACCCCACAGCTGGAGGTGACTACTGA